The DNA segment ACAGCATGATGAATTATAGCCGCTAAGCCGCACAAAATGCTGCAGATGCTTGCTATTAATATTACAGTGTAAATATTGATGCTTGCTATTAATTGAAACGGCTTGAGATTTTCCATTCCTTATTATTCACTAGTGTTTAATCAACAGAACATTAATCGCCAAACAGTTTTAATGAAAGTGAATCATTTAAgttaaacataattaaaaaatgttaaaggttTGCCTTTTGCAGCTTCTCTGAAGTGAGGATTACtgcttttttcattattgacaGGAAGATGACATCTGAACATCGTCAGCAAACGTTATGGCTGGCATTTCATTTCCATGACTGACTCTAGTAGGACTGCACAGTCACACTGCACTATACTTTTGCTAGGTGATGCTGTACACTGGTTTACGCTGTGGGGGCCAGTAAAAGGTTTAGATACACCTattcattaaatgtgttttctttactgTAGAACTGTAGCCTACACTGTAGAACTCAAGTCATCTTATCTATGAAATAAGGCATATGGAATCATGAAGGGAACACAAAAgtgttaaacaaacatttttcatgttttagtttGCTTTGGTGACAGCTTTGTACACTCTTGATAATATCTTAACCAACCTTATTAGATAGTTGCCTTGAATGCTTTTCCAACAGTCTTGAAGGAGTTCCTTCATGGACTCTATGGTCCAGCTCCTCCCAAACCATCTCAATTGAGTTTGGGTAGGGATGGATATTGATACCAATGCCATGATTGATTCTGCCTGTTGGTCCAATTCTTTATTGATTCCCttatcgggggggggggggggttgcattGCTGATCACAACTTGCCATGATAGCTTCGACTGCCGCACAACAGCTTTGACTGCCCATGTATTGCTGTGTTCTACAATGGGTTCTCCAGACGACTGTGGGTGGTCCAACAGGCAACCTGAATCTTGTATTGATGACAATGGGGCTACTTTTTCCTCCCCTGCTAAGGGAGCTGTGCCTTTCTGGAGTGTCTGTGCACCCCACCTGCATGTTCCCATTGCTCCAACCTCCTTCCCCTTAATTGATGTAGGTCGAGAAAGAGGTTGTAGCAGGTACACAATAGAATAAGTAGTTATCATAGAACTCTCTAATTTCAATGAGTATGTGCGAAGTTCTCTAACCACAGGctggctgtttttattttctgttgcaTAGCTTTAAATGGAAGTGGATGCACTAGTGCTTTATATTGAGTGGTTTCTACTTCCTGATAGGATAAACCAGTAGTGACACCTGTGTAAGAGGTCCACACTTATTCATAGAATTCACTATTTTTGGTACGCTTCAGTTGCAGACTTATCAATAGCAATGTAGTATGTAGCCCAGGACTGATGTCTTTCTAATACAATGTTCTTTGACAATCCACGTCATCTTCACATACAGCCAAAACCATGTGATCTTTTGaaactgaaatgtgtgttttgtgcaggATGGCCGGGCTGATGTGGTGGCTAATGATGCAGGAGACAGGGTGACTCCAGCTGTGGTGGCGTACAGAGACACTGAACAGGTGCAACATATGCTTCACTTCTCTTCTGTTGATGGACTTAGTTGTTCTATAGCCTGCTTGCTTCACATTGGTAATTTACCCAAGAAACATCAACATGAATCCTAAACAGAACCATCTAATAAGCAATACTAAACCAGCCAGTCTTTCAGGGTTATATCTGAGGAGAAAGCATCCATGTACACCAAGAAGACAAAATAGATGGTTGACAACTGGCTCGAAAAGGCTTGCTCGGTAGCTAGGAACAACAGTATACCAAACAAAAACCCTGAGTTTCCCCATTTACTGTACACtgttaatttcctttttatcGACCTCAACTGGGCTGGCTGCAACAGTACATAAAATAGACATGTAGAAAAACAGAGCATAACATACTTTATCCAAATGAGAAAAATGCAGTTCTCCAGCTATAGTACAGAAAAAATCATACCAGGTAGGCCATTTCCTTTATTTGGAGAAAGTTTGTGTAAAACCTATCCTTTTTTATTCATACCCACATacgtgcacatacagtacatacagtaagtTCAGATTCAGATTTTCTTGAGGCTCTTTGCCTCAATATattcaatttgaaatgaaatagtGGATAGTAGATTAAAGTGGAAAGTCTAAGCTTTAATTTTATAGGGTTTCATCAGTATAGAAAGAACGGTGTGAAGCACACATACCAAAGAATGGAAAAAATGTGGAACAAATACTTGTTTTCTTatttcagggggaaaaaatcaaaggagaaaacatttatatttgaaaataatgaCTATATAATAAATAGTCATTATAAATTCCCCttagttttgtgttattttgccCCATGATCTGCTCATGTTGTGTACGTATTCTTATTTCAATTCAGTAAATCAAATGTTGAGTACAGTGGTAAGATAGTTTCTATCTTAGGAAGAGTCGACAATCATATGGAACCTGAAAACAGCCATCAACATAACAACCATAGACTACAAATGTCTcctttttatttaacttaagCACATGAACACGCATCTTGTCATACACCTTAGCTTGTTGAACAAGCCACCAAACTTCTGCAACATCAGTCAGCTGACTAGCtcattaattaaatattaaacagctTGTTAAAAATGACAATGTCTTAGATCTctatttggttgtttttggaGGTGTGTTGTTCTTTTAAACAGATAGTATTAATAAATTACTCTAgttgtttaataataatgagtgtAGTTGTTGTCAACTTAAGCACTTCACCATGTTCACTgtcttctgctctgctctgtgtgtagaGCATAAACACACAGCTCTTTTACAGagctgtgtgtatatctgtttaTTGCCAGTCTGCTATTGACTGATTTTTATCTTCTGCAGATTGTAGGTATTGCAGCAAAGCAAGGACGGGTTCGCAATGCTGCCAACACAGTTGTCAAAGTGAAACAAGTGCTGGGAAGAAGGTGACATATTTCATACTGTCTTACTTGCatattttaaaaccatttttctTGTTATCTTAGCCCACTTGTTGAATATTACAAAACAAAGTAATTTGTCAGTATGGAGCAAATAGTGTTCACAAacaaaataagataataatgcACCTGATGAAATTGGGGAGTACTACTTTGTTGTAGGAGAGTAATGGCACACAAGATTCAAGGTTTGGTGTGCACCTCGGTTTTTTGGGTCATGGTTCGGTACAATTTCGGtatagcaacaaaaaaacaaaacaaaatgagctATTCAGAGGGActcatattttctgtttctgttttttttaatgggcaGCTTTGGTGATCCAGAGACACAAACTCACAAAACAGAGACCAAGTGTCAGGTGAATTTCTTTTGTTAACAAATCCAAAACTTtgttgtctgtatttcttttaaCATTCAAAATCTGCCctttgttttccttcatttaCATTAGTTTTTCTCATGCTGTTGATATAATTGTAGAGTTTTCTTGATGACTTACAAGTTTTGTCTGAACCTAAAGCAACCATCTCTACTGGTAAAAACAATGAATCCTATATCTGAGCAGTGAGTGCTATGTTCAGGTGgtaaacagaggagagaagatctATTATGAGATTACAGCAGGAGAACAACCAGAATATGTTGCTCCAGAGGATGTTGCAAAACTCATCTTCAACAAAATGAAAGGTAGTctgtcaaaaacacacatactgattCATACTGCATAAGTAAACAGTAAGTTGAGTGATCATTCTTGTTTTCACAGAAACTGCTCAGTCTGCTCTGGGATCTGATGTCACTGATGCTGTCATCACCGTCCCTTTTGAGTTTGCAAATGCTCAGAAGCGTGCTCTGAGGTACACTACTTACTATTACTACAATTACTATTTTCTTGTGAGACAAGGAAATCTATCCAGTTACACCTTTTAATTAAGTCTACCTCTGCTTTTTTATGCAGGGCAGCAGCTGAAGCTGCAGGGTTCCATGTCCTGAGGCTGATCCAtgagcctgctgctgctctatTGGCCTATAACATTGGACAGGACTGTTCTTCTGGAAAGAGGTACAGCACCAATCCTCATCAGAACCTTTAACAATGATGCTGCATGCAGAAAATGAAGAGCAACGTGTCCTGATATAATTGAGGGATAGATGTGCTTTTACTCAGCTCATTCTCACTCATCTCATTAAAGGGAACATATCAAGGTGTAAAAATAAGTATTCATCATTTTTGTTGTACTTAAAATTTCTATACGAATGGGATTTACAAGTGGTCTAGAACTGTTTTAAAGAGTCACAAAAAGATAAGGAGAAAAACCCTTTAACCAAAATCCTGTTCACCACGTAATCATCATCATGGTGCAGCAACTTCTACATTGCAGTAGTTGCTAGGAAATCTACTCATTCTGTAAGctgcctctgtgtctctgcaggtctCTCTCCAGTATTATGTTGTGTTGCAGCTGACAATGTTAACATCACATGTAGGCTATAATATTCTCTCTAATATGTCTGTGACAGTAACGTGGGCGCGACTAATATTAGTCATGGAGTGCTTTGCTTTAGAAAGTTTGTTAGCATGTAAATTTATGTAAAAgcgttccttttttacttctgtcACACTGTGTCAATGTAATAATCTTTACCATTAATTTTATTGGCATTTTTTATGCTAATGATAGGATTTCATGACCGAGCACCTACTCTGAAATAGGTGACATTCAGCAGGCTGAAATATGATTTACAAATATTGTTAGTGAAGTGCCAGACCTCACAGAACAAAAGACAGAGTTTAaggataaaaatgtgaaaatgttcttgcatgagaccagattaaataaaattcCTCTTATTGTTGATGTACTGTGATAGCTTTTATTATACTCACCTTGAGTTCTTTGCCTGgttgactctctctctgtgtgcagcATAAACACTGTGAACCACAAGGCTCTTTCATACAGAAATCCCACATCATTGCCATAAAGAAGGTCTCTTATTaagcttttttaaaacaactctTTACAAAGAAGAGTAATTTAACAATGTAAACCACATGAAAAATGCCGTAAAGAGTGTGATGTGCCCTACTATCATCCCATCATATGATTAGCTGtatgattttgtgtttttggtatacttatttatattatttccaccttttttttaattgactgATGTTGACATCTATTAATCATGCTTATGTATGTGTTGACAGCCATGTCCTGGTGTATAAACTGGGTGGGACATCTCTGAGTGTGACAGTGCTGCAGGTCAATGGAGGAATGTTCCGGGTTCTCAACACCCACACTGACCACAGCTTTGGAGGAGAGAGCTTCACACAGGCCTTGGCCCAGCACCTTGCTGCTGAGTTCAAACGGTAGCTCCTCAGTAGCTCACTGCTGCTCCTCAAAGATCTCCTTACATTTAGTAACTCCATGTTCAAATGGTGCACTGTTAAACTTAGGAATGACTTCACTATGATACACAGTACTGTGCAAAGGgcattaaaagtaaagtgaggatgaATAGTTTTTATTCATTGGTAAAAAGTTCAGTTAACAAGAAACCTAAATCAATCAATtgttatcaatcaatcaaactttacttatatagcgccaaatcacaacaaagtcatctcaaggcactttacacatagagcaggtctaaaccgtactcttaAGGTTTTAATTTTAGGGACCCAGCATTCCCACatgcaagcacttggcgactcaaagtgggcagccatctgcctcgactggttggggtagagaggagagaaaggaaggatagaggagagaagaacattgaaaatcaacattgaagctagtaggtccaggactggaatctgtcatccggacgtctacaggcccagattacctgtgagacaagaaagcacagacaactcgggggaagaagtttaggttattgagtGCATTAGTGGTAcgtgaatgttaatggatatagatggatagagagagaaggcgagaggagctcagtgcatcatgggagtggGAGTCCCCtagcagtctaagcctatagcagcataaactagaagctggtccaggacaagtCTGGCTGGCCCTAACTATacgctttatcaaaaaggaaagttttaagcctactcttaaatgtagagaggggggttgagcatagctcaactggtagagcgcccgccccatgtgttgaggctatagtcctcgttgcaggcgatcccggttcaaatcctgagccgagcggtcttatcctgcatgtcattccccctctctctgcctcctgtttcctgtctatctccactgtcctgtacattaaaggcaaaaaagcccaaaaaaatatactttaaaaaaaaaaaaaaaaatgtagagagggttctgccccccggaccgaatctggaagatggttccacaggagaggagcctgataactgaaggctctgcctcccattctactagagatactaggaaccacaagtaggcctgtatgctgggagtgcagtgttctgcATAGTACAGTAGCTATACATTTATGTCGTATTAGTTATATCCAGTAGATCTAAAAGTCaatttgtttaaaaagtaaCAAATTAACATAGCCAATTAGATAACATCAAAATGTTGTATGACTAAATCATTAAGGTCGAAATTTAGCTGGCTACCTCATTTATTCGCCTTCATTACAGAGCACATCCTTTTCTTTGCATGCCTCTGTTTGTTGCTGAGCATATGATGTCACTGCTTCTGGGCTGCTTTTGCACTTATTACACTTTGCTACAAATTAACTATGACTCACGAAGATAGGTTTCAGAACTTCcatgaatttgaatttaattgtaagtaatttttttttgttttgctttttttaacaaCATGCTGTTTGCTTTACACAGTAATCTACTAGTAATGTGTACACCCAGTGTTTGCTGTGTTAGCATCCTCATGTTTATTCTTTATGTTTGTGGTGCAGCACTTTTAAACATGATGTAAGCTGTAATGCTCGGGCAATGCTGAAGCTGATGAACGGTGCAGACATGGCCAAGCACTCCCTGTCCTCATTGGGATCAGCCAACTGCTTTGTTGATTCCCTGCATGACGGCATTGACTTCGAATGCAATGTCTCAAGGTAAGCTcacaaaagaagacaaaaaactaaaagacaAGTACATGTAAGGCACAAGAAGTAAGAATATGATGAGATATTGAAAGTACTAAATGTGTTCAGAACAGGCTGCTGCATGGAATTGAAGCATACATCTGAGTTTTGTTACAATTGGTGTTAAAACTTATCAGAACTTGTAATTCAGAAACCATAGATAACAGGGATCAAAGTAAGAAGATCacaatttttttcttaaaaaaacaaaacaaaaaaacgtaTTAGCTGTGGAACACAGAAGTGGGTCTCCAAAATGAAGTAGATGTTGCAAATGACATGCTGGTGAGAGCGGAGGAAGAGCCAAGAGATTGGCTTTCAAGGTATGAATTTAAAAGGTCCACATGTATGTGGCTTATCATGTGACAATTTCTATTCTCCATACTCACCCTGAAATTCTTTTATTTCCACGGAATGTTACATGACCGTGTTTTCAGACATTTACTCATTGTGCTCTTGTACTTAGCTACACAAATGCTTTATGTCTATTTTGACAGCATCAGTACTTTTAGGATTTTTCAAATGAAATCTCTTGGGATGGCTTATCATTAggatttttaaaagcattttttatttactaCTACTCGTGTTGATACTCCTTATCGGCTCAGTTCTTTATCAACACTCTAATCAGTTCTTTTCAACAGattagaaaatatttaaaaaaaatgtattttcaaaaaGAATAATTCCAAACAGGACTGATAGTTTACCATTTTTGGGGATTGCCCTTCTGGAATTGTAGTTCCACTGCCTTCCCATTGTCCCTTTGTCTCCTTTACTGCTCTTCCTACACTGTAGACTGCCCCCCATTTTACTTTCCATTCATGTATATGTGACACAGaactaataaaactaaactagcATAATAGGAAAGGCAGAAATTAAGTGCTCAAGGAATAGTGTTAGGAGATtgctgtgtgtgcatacatCTTGATGTGCATTAATCTTCTTTCATCCATATATTTGAGGCTAATTCGTGGACAAAGTCAGGATGGGTAAATGGTTATAACCAACATGACAGCTTCATTGTGGTATTTTCTTAGAGCTCGATTTGAGCTGCTCTGCTCCTCACTCTTCAACAAGAACATTCAGCCAATCAGACTGTTGCTGGACAAGGCAGGACTCTCCACCAGTGACATTAACAAGGTATGGCATATGAGATATTTTTAAACCCACATGTCCTTACTTTGAATTGAAATTATCCAACTGCAATTACAGTTGTTGTAATAATGGGGATGAGCAGTGAACACAGCATGAACCTTAACATATAGCAGCATTTCATTTGATTAATGCCTTTCAGGTGGTCCTTTGTGGAGGTTCAGCCAGGATCCCTCGTCTGCAGCAGATGGTCCGTGAAATGTTTCCTGATGTGGAACTTCTCAGCTCAGCACCTCCTGATGAGGTCATTGCTGTGGGAGCAGCCCTTGAGGCTGGCTTATTGGTTGGCAGAGATGGCATTGCACCTGAGGAAGAGGCAGTCACAGTGGATGTTTCTGCCTCTGACATACTAGTGAAGGTACACTTTCAGCATGTACTTGAATATCAATAGTTTGATTCTATTTACAGATCTAAAGAGTTATTAATATCTCCTAATGTGTGATGTGTGGATGTTCCAGGAGGTTGATGAATCTGGAGCTGAGGTGTTCACTGTTGTCCTCCCATCTGGAACGCCCCTCCCTGCTCGCagacatcacattttaaatggaTTAGGGAAATTATCTTCCCTCTGTCTGGAGATTTACCAGAGATTTGTTTCTGCGCAGCCAGAAAAGCTAGCAAAGGTacagaaaaacatgaacactCCATCGGATGTTAAACACCCATCaacatacattttattacacTCCCCTCCAGCTggctgagacaaaaaaaaactgaatatttgatatttcaGCAAATCCATTTATGCATTACCAGTATATTTAAAAGAcatgtttacattattttttactgtaaagaAAGATGTATAAAAAGTTGTTTAAAATTGAATTTTAGCTTGTTGGACAAATTGTAcagtgtaaagaaaaaaactgatacCAGGTATTCCAGGCTGAACATGATCTGTACATGGTACCAGCCTGCtcactgtgtttacatgttAGAAACTCTCCAGTGTAAAACAGATTAAGCATGCATATCATTCTTCCTAAGTAGTATTTGTCCTCCAAACAAGGATTTCATTTGACAGATTTAGCATATTTTCACATATGATGCaatgttttactttactgtGTATTTTGTTTCTTGGACTTTTCTTTGTACTTTACACCATGTAACAGTGAAAGGTTCACTGGAGTTTGCTTTCttaatctttttcttcttgtggaCTTAAGGCAAGTATTGTATGCACAATGGCCTGTTAAAAAACATGGTGTGAATCCCCTAGACCAAAACAGATAATTTTATTGGCATGATCTGTGCTGTAAATCTGCATGATATGGCCCTTTAAACTATTCAGTCACTGGGGAAATGGTGcagttaaataaacatttatcttcgtttgtgtgtatgtgtgcaatgTACAGATTATCTTGCGAGACCTGCAGCCCAAAGAGGAGAATCATGACATTGACACCGTGGTGACCATGAAAAGGTATCAGCCCTTCTGCGATCATTTCATGGGTGACCTGATGTGACAGCTTTTTTACCATTATTTCTGTATGTTGCAGGGATGGCACGGTCCATGTTTCCTGTGTAGATCAGAGCACCGGAACGTCACAGGTCATCACCATAGCAGCTACATCATGAAACCACTGATCTGAAGTTCAAatcacacaccagcacacattCGGTttttatgttggtttttataCTTTTCACTCAATAAacatcatcaaatgtaataGATATGTGCTCAGCCTCACTGCATATATTCTGTAAAAAACTGGATTAAAGGAGAATACTTTGATAACTATTTTAAGAACCAATTTATGAACCTCTAAAAACTGAGTCCTCTAATTTGCCAGCAGTTTTAATGCTGCTCCGAATCACACAGGATTATTAAATTGTCTGTATTTTAGCATTTACACAGAAGTTCAGTCAAATTGTTGTTTAGCAGAAACACATTAAAGGCTTTCATGTTGACCTTGTAATGAATAGATATTGATTTGTCATCTTGTAAATTGGATCTGGAGGAGTATGACtgttgaaaaaagaagaagaattttgAGGCTTTGCTAATTTTCTATTGGACTGTCAATGGAGCTGCGTGTTAGGTAGTAGAAATATACACAtggggcgcgcaggtggtcgagtggttagagcgcataccatatacgcagtcgaccccggttcgaatcccgatcggaggtcctttgctgcatgtcacacccccctctctctcccatgtttcctgtctatctacagataaataaaggcgtctatgccaaaaaaacctttaaaagaaatatacaCATATGGACACATGCCCCAAGTATTTCAAGTAAAATGTAccatttaaataaatgcagatTTCTACACATTATGTACTTCAAGGATCTTGTCTGTAAGTCTAGAATTCAAGATAACTGCAATGTCAAGTCTGCATAGCAGTTGCAGAAGGGGAGTGATTATTAATAGGAGATTTCTCATATTCATTTATGTTGCATTAAACTGCATAGTATAGCCAATACAATA comes from the Scomber japonicus isolate fScoJap1 chromosome 23, fScoJap1.pri, whole genome shotgun sequence genome and includes:
- the hspa14 gene encoding heat shock 70 kDa protein 14; this encodes MAAIGVHFGHTCACVAIYKDGRADVVANDAGDRVTPAVVAYRDTEQIVGIAAKQGRVRNAANTVVKVKQVLGRSFGDPETQTHKTETKCQVVNRGEKIYYEITAGEQPEYVAPEDVAKLIFNKMKETAQSALGSDVTDAVITVPFEFANAQKRALRAAAEAAGFHVLRLIHEPAAALLAYNIGQDCSSGKSHVLVYKLGGTSLSVTVLQVNGGMFRVLNTHTDHSFGGESFTQALAQHLAAEFKRTFKHDVSCNARAMLKLMNGADMAKHSLSSLGSANCFVDSLHDGIDFECNVSRARFELLCSSLFNKNIQPIRLLLDKAGLSTSDINKVVLCGGSARIPRLQQMVREMFPDVELLSSAPPDEVIAVGAALEAGLLVGRDGIAPEEEAVTVDVSASDILVKEVDESGAEVFTVVLPSGTPLPARRHHILNGLGKLSSLCLEIYQRFVSAQPEKLAKIILRDLQPKEENHDIDTVVTMKRDGTVHVSCVDQSTGTSQVITIAATS